A region of Curvibacter sp. AEP1-3 DNA encodes the following proteins:
- a CDS encoding DUF2818 family protein — protein MGNSPYVLVLLLAGLIAANLPFATSRFFGLFGSASKSLALRLVELVVLYFLVGGLGLLLEKNAGQIAPQGWEFYAITATLFLTFAFPGFVYRYLLKHHD, from the coding sequence ATGGGTAATTCGCCGTACGTGCTGGTCCTGTTGTTGGCCGGGCTGATTGCGGCGAATTTGCCGTTTGCGACCTCCCGCTTTTTCGGCCTCTTTGGTTCAGCTTCGAAGTCGCTCGCTCTGCGTTTGGTGGAGTTGGTGGTCCTCTATTTTCTGGTTGGTGGTTTGGGGCTGCTTCTGGAAAAGAATGCGGGTCAGATTGCTCCCCAAGGCTGGGAGTTTTATGCCATCACCGCGACGCTTTTCCTGACTTTCGCGTTTCCGGGTTTTGTCTATCGTTATCTCCTCAAGCACCATGACTGA
- the nuoN gene encoding NADH-quinone oxidoreductase subunit NuoN, translating to MIDTISWITVYPEIVLMVMACAILLIDLGVKTPLRNLTYVLTMLTLAVVAALEAHLAMAGQTYYGFGNMVVSDAMGNWLKCFAAIAVMVSLVYARPYAGHRDMLRGGELFTLNMLSLLGMFVMISSNNLLLTYMGLELLTLSSYALVALRRDNVSATEAAMKYFVLGAMASGFLLYGMSMLYGATGTLDITQLFKSISSGQIRPDVLVFGLVFIVAGLAFKLGVVPFHMWIPDVYQGAPTAVTLMIGGAPKLAAFAICIRLLVEGMRPLAGDWQQMLMVLSVGSLLIGNLAAIAQTNLKRMLAFSTISQMGFVLLGLMSGVVNGDAVTFAANAYSSSMFYVITYVLTTLATFGVILLLSREGFESEEISDFAGLNQRSPLYAAVMAICAFSLAGIPPMVGFYAKLSVLQALVVSGQPLYLGMAIFAVLMSLVGAFYYLRLVKVMYFDEPITATTVNAPADVRVVLSINGALVLILGLAPGSLMALCASSVRQMLGM from the coding sequence ATGATTGACACAATCAGTTGGATCACGGTGTATCCAGAGATCGTTTTGATGGTGATGGCGTGCGCTATCCTGTTGATCGATCTGGGAGTAAAAACGCCCTTGCGTAACCTCACCTATGTCCTGACCATGTTGACCTTGGCGGTGGTTGCCGCCTTGGAAGCTCACTTGGCAATGGCCGGACAGACCTACTATGGTTTTGGAAACATGGTCGTAAGCGATGCCATGGGCAATTGGCTCAAGTGCTTCGCTGCGATCGCCGTCATGGTGTCTCTGGTGTACGCGCGTCCTTACGCAGGTCATCGCGACATGCTTCGTGGTGGCGAGTTGTTCACGCTGAACATGTTGTCTTTGCTCGGCATGTTCGTCATGATTTCGTCCAACAACCTGTTGTTGACGTACATGGGTCTGGAATTGTTGACTTTGTCCAGTTATGCCTTGGTTGCATTGCGTCGTGACAATGTGTCGGCCACTGAAGCGGCGATGAAGTATTTTGTTCTGGGTGCCATGGCTTCCGGGTTCCTGCTGTACGGCATGTCCATGTTGTATGGCGCCACCGGCACGCTGGATATCACCCAGTTGTTTAAGTCCATCTCCAGTGGGCAGATCCGTCCGGATGTACTGGTGTTCGGTCTGGTGTTCATCGTTGCGGGTCTCGCGTTCAAGTTGGGCGTAGTGCCATTCCACATGTGGATTCCCGACGTTTATCAGGGTGCGCCTACAGCTGTCACCTTGATGATCGGTGGTGCACCCAAGCTAGCCGCTTTTGCTATCTGCATCCGTTTGTTGGTGGAAGGTATGCGTCCATTGGCTGGCGACTGGCAACAGATGTTGATGGTTCTGTCGGTAGGCTCCTTGTTGATCGGCAACTTGGCTGCCATTGCCCAGACCAATCTGAAACGCATGTTGGCGTTTTCCACGATTTCCCAAATGGGTTTCGTATTGTTGGGTCTGATGTCCGGCGTAGTGAACGGTGATGCGGTTACCTTTGCCGCCAACGCCTACAGCTCTTCGATGTTTTACGTCATCACTTACGTGCTGACTACGCTGGCTACTTTCGGTGTCATCCTGCTCTTGTCCCGCGAAGGTTTCGAGAGCGAAGAAATCTCCGACTTTGCCGGCTTGAATCAGCGTAGCCCGCTGTATGCCGCCGTAATGGCGATCTGCGCATTCTCTCTGGCAGGTATTCCTCCGATGGTCGGGTTCTATGCCAAGCTATCAGTGTTGCAAGCCTTGGTGGTTTCCGGTCAGCCACTTTATTTGGGAATGGCGATCTTTGCAGTCTTGATGTCGCTAGTGGGTGCTTTCTACTACCTGCGTTTGGTAAAGGTCATGTATTTTGATGAGCCGATTACCGCGACAACCGTTAATGCGCCCGCTGACGTGCGCGTGGTGCTCTCTATCAATGGTGCATTGGTCCTGATTCTCGGATTGGCCCCAGGCAGCCTGATGGCACTGTGTGCATCATCGGTGCGGCAGATGCTGGGCATGTGA
- a CDS encoding NADH-quinone oxidoreductase subunit M — MGLLSLSIWVPIAFGVLLLALGRDEQANAVRWVALIGAVVSLLLTLPLYGQFDNSTAAMQFVENVPWIERFNVNYHLGLDGISFWFVPLTAFITVIVVIAAWEVITQRVNQYMGAFLILSGLMIGVFSALDGMLFYVFFEATLIPMYLIIGIWGGPNKIYAAFKFFLYTLLGSLLMLIALIFLYTQSGGSFELAKWHALPLGQTAQTLLFFAFFAAFAVKVPMWPVHTWLPDVHVEAPTGGSAVLAAIMLKLGAYGFLRFSMPIAPDAAHAYGGFMVALSLIAVVYVGLVAMVQQDMKKLVAYSSVAHMGFVTLGFFIFNDLGVSGGLVQMIAHGFVSGAMFLSIGVLYDRVHSREIASYGGVVNTMPKFAAFALLFAMANCGLPGTAGFVGEWMVILGAVKFNFWIGFAAASALIFGAAYTLWMFKRVYLGPVTNDDVKELTDINAREFLMLGLLAIAVLAMGLYPKPFTDVMDVSVAELLKHVAISKLN; from the coding sequence ATGGGTTTGTTGAGCCTTTCTATTTGGGTGCCGATTGCCTTTGGTGTTTTGCTGCTTGCGCTCGGGCGTGATGAGCAGGCCAATGCAGTGCGATGGGTGGCGTTGATCGGTGCCGTTGTGAGCTTGTTGTTGACCCTGCCTTTGTACGGGCAGTTCGACAACAGCACAGCCGCCATGCAGTTTGTTGAGAACGTTCCTTGGATTGAACGTTTCAATGTCAATTACCACCTCGGGTTGGATGGCATTTCGTTCTGGTTTGTGCCCTTGACCGCGTTTATCACGGTGATCGTCGTGATTGCCGCATGGGAGGTGATTACCCAGCGCGTGAATCAATACATGGGCGCATTCCTCATATTGAGTGGGCTCATGATCGGTGTGTTTTCCGCGTTGGACGGCATGCTGTTTTATGTGTTCTTTGAGGCGACCTTGATCCCGATGTACCTGATCATCGGTATCTGGGGTGGTCCCAACAAGATCTATGCAGCGTTCAAGTTTTTCTTGTACACGCTCCTTGGCTCTTTGTTGATGCTGATTGCGTTGATTTTCCTCTACACCCAGTCGGGCGGTAGCTTTGAACTGGCTAAGTGGCATGCGCTGCCCTTGGGGCAGACGGCACAAACGCTGCTGTTCTTTGCATTTTTTGCGGCCTTCGCCGTGAAGGTTCCCATGTGGCCCGTCCACACTTGGCTGCCTGACGTGCACGTGGAAGCACCTACGGGTGGCTCTGCAGTGCTGGCTGCAATCATGTTGAAACTGGGCGCCTACGGTTTCTTGCGTTTCTCAATGCCTATCGCACCTGATGCTGCGCATGCCTATGGCGGCTTCATGGTGGCGCTGTCGTTGATTGCCGTTGTGTATGTGGGCCTGGTCGCGATGGTTCAACAGGACATGAAAAAGCTTGTTGCCTATTCGTCTGTTGCGCACATGGGTTTTGTGACCCTCGGCTTTTTCATCTTCAATGACTTGGGTGTTTCAGGTGGATTGGTGCAGATGATCGCGCACGGTTTTGTGTCCGGCGCCATGTTCCTCTCTATTGGTGTGTTGTACGACCGTGTTCACTCCCGTGAAATTGCCAGCTACGGCGGTGTCGTGAACACCATGCCCAAGTTTGCTGCCTTTGCCTTACTGTTTGCCATGGCGAACTGCGGCTTGCCGGGAACTGCAGGCTTCGTCGGTGAGTGGATGGTCATTCTGGGTGCAGTCAAGTTCAATTTCTGGATTGGTTTTGCGGCAGCCAGTGCCCTGATTTTCGGTGCGGCATACACGCTTTGGATGTTCAAACGCGTGTACTTGGGACCTGTAACCAATGATGATGTCAAAGAACTCACAGACATCAACGCCCGTGAATTTCTGATGCTTGGCTTGTTGGCAATTGCGGTGCTCGCTATGGGCTTGTATCCCAAGCCCTTCACGGATGTGATGGACGTGTCGGTGGCAGAACTGCTGAAGCATGTTGCCATTTCCAAATTGAACTGA